A window from Balearica regulorum gibbericeps isolate bBalReg1 chromosome 1, bBalReg1.pri, whole genome shotgun sequence encodes these proteins:
- the LOC142604156 gene encoding uncharacterized protein LOC142604156, translated as MLPVFTFQAALCALVILEAHSDVTTIDGRVCDYVIFDLDYPQLEEPFQIIWHKGNMSSQRWMHGNVGHGQHIRVFPNGTLGLRVTGKEDAGWYTATVCNSSQHCLYQRKFQLRVHGHLVRGLVGDCVTFDLNCLQSAGYIHVVWKKDNQRVAKTRQAANAPTIYRRRAYLFPNGSLSRCPTQWGDEGEYVAEVFDDDGVHLCQETFNLELNRVETFKEITELTGGSLFLNLTETMLEHFFQVFWKKENTEIAWTNGSWFWYHEEYVNRSEIVSNYSLRLDRIQEHDRGRYSIEVNDRDGRTLYECIAYVKVEQKETLRRSYVCVLFYILVVSPGVVIITVLVALIWHFQKRKDKSVWITVPRIRYASLILTDERDSPDEREERDENSPCSQNDENPSVQGLDGTNSTKQRSKDLLRSNKEANPATADKVTYFSIFEFQDGERLKVLGLKGMKAVKSPPSVNECVLPQTLRPPPSQNLSTAVLQDLRTGFHQVLIAPLPQHLMAVPAEFNYCTPPGFENLKDDYVILYNSDNVPSGSTESWKCSEEDRSSQYALIKKTTRGLPEDKSGDSVCSSSH; from the exons ATGTTACCTGTTTTCACCTTCCAGGCTGCATTGTGTGCACTTGTTATTCTTGAAG ctCACAGTGATGTGACAACGATAGATGGGAGAGTGTGCGACTATGTTATTTTTGACCTTGACTATCCCCAATTGGAGGAGCCTTTTCAGATCATCTGGCACAAGGGAAATATGTCCTcgcagcgctggatgcatggCAACGTCGGGCATGGCCAGCACATTCGTGTCTTTCCTAATGGGACGTTGGGGCTCCGCGTGACTGGGAAAGAGGATGCAGGATGGTACACGGCCACGGTGTGCAACAGCTCTCAGCATTGTCTCTAccaaagaaaatttcagctaCGTGTGCATG GGCACCTTGTGAGAGGGCTTGTAGGTGACTGTGTTACTTTTGACCTGAACTGCCTGCAATCAGCTGGGTACATCCATGTCGTCTGGAAGAAAGACAACCAGCGAGTGGCCAAAACAAGACAAGCAGCAAATGCCCCCACAATCTACCGCAGAAGAGCCTACTTGTTCCCCAATGGCAGCTTGAGCCGTTGCCCCACGCAATGGGGGGATGAGGGAGAGTATGTGGCAGAAGTATTTGATGATGATGGTGTGCATTTGTGTCAGGAAACTTTTAACCTGGAACTGAACA GAGtggaaacatttaaagaaatcacagaacTTACTGGTGGATCCCTGTTCTTGAATCTAACAGAGACAATGCTGGAACACTTCTTCCAGgtattctggaaaaaagaaaacacagaaattgctTGGACAAATGGTTCTTGGTTTTGGTACCATGAGGAATATGTTAACAGGTCTGAGATTGTGTCTAATTACAGTCTCAGACTAGACAGGATTCAGGAACATGACCGTGGCAGATATTCTATAGAAGTGAATGATAGAGATGGGAGAACTCTATATGAATGCATCGCTTATGTGAAAGTTG AGCAAAAGGAGACTCTAAGAAGAAGCTATGTTTGTGTACTGTTCTATATTCTCGTAGTATCACCAGGAGTTGTAATTATAACTGTCTTGGTTGCACTGATTTGGCATTTTCAGAAGCGCAAAGACAAGTCAG TTTGGATCACAGTACCAAGGATTCGATATGCAAGCTTGATACTTACAGATGAGAGAGACAGTCCTGATGAACGTGAAGAAAGGGATGAAAACAGTCCTTGTTCAC aaaatgatgaaaatcCTAGCGTGCAGGGACTAGATGGTACAAACTCCACTAAGCAAAGAAGTAAAGATTTGCTGAGAAGCAACAAAGAGGCTAACCCTGCAACAGCTGACAAGGTGACATATTTTTCTATCTTCGAATTTCAAG atggagaaagactgaaggtgCTGGGGCTCAAAGGTATGAAAGCCGTAAAGTCTCCTCCTTCAGTTAATGAATGTGTGCTGCCCCAGACATTGAGACCACCACCCAGCCAGAATTTGAGCACTGCAGTCCTCCAGGATTTGAGGACTGGCTTCCACCAGGTTTTGATTGCTCCATTACCCCAGCATTTGATGGCTGTGCCTGCAGAATTCAATTACTGCACTCCTCCAGGATTTGAGAACTTGAAGGATGACTATGTTATTTTGTATAATTCAGACAATGTGCCTTCAGGATCCACAGAGTCCTGGAAATGTAGTGAAGAAGACAGGTCCTCTCAGTATGCTTTGATCAAGAAGACCACAAGAGGACTTCCAGAAGACAAGTCTGGAGATTCAGTATGCAGTTCTTCCCATTAG